Proteins encoded within one genomic window of Felis catus isolate Fca126 chromosome C1, F.catus_Fca126_mat1.0, whole genome shotgun sequence:
- the LOC101094519 gene encoding SCAN domain-containing protein 1-like, which yields METEGYLETQRNREVQNDKIRPPSDEMVAEESEVVLISAPQVQVPREPSGLPPESLDEDSVEDLETMPRRNRPNAAASRQRFRKFRYEDAAGPREVLRHLQELAGQWLRPDIHTKEQIVEMLVQEQFQAVLPEELRARAQRCQPGVRITG from the coding sequence ATGGAGACTGAAGGGTACttagagacacaaagaaatagagaagtcCAGAATGATAAAATAAGGCCACCATCAGATGAGATGGTGGCCGAGGAGTCAGAAGTTGTCCTCATATCGGCTCCCCAGGTCCAGGTTCCGCGAGAGCCTTCCGGGCTTCCACCAGAGAGCCTCGATGAAGACTCTGTCGAAGACCTTGAGACCATGCCACGAAGGAATCGTCCCAACGCTGCAGCCTCCAGGCAGAGGTTCAGGAAATTCCGCTATGAGGATGCAGCCGGGCCCCGGGAGGTCCTCCGACATCTGCAGGAGCTTGCTGGACAGTGGCTGAGACCCGATATTCACACAAAGGAGCAGATTGTGGAGATGCTGGTGCAGGAGCAGTTCCAGGCTGTCCTGCCCGAGGAGCTCCGAGCTCGGGCCCAGAGATGTCAGCCCGGGGTCAGAATCACCGGCTGA